Within the Rhizobium sp. BG4 genome, the region CAACACATGCGATGCCAAATCGAATTATGGGACGGCAAGATGTCGGACGGCAGGACCCTTACTGATATCTTGCGCAATTCCGTCGCTGCAGCCTCCATGATACGGGTGACGACCAGAGCCGCGAATTCAAAGTCCCGAGCTCCTTCGGGGCCTGGGAGCCCGCATCAAGCTGGCCAAACGGTTCGACTACGCTACCGATTGTTGTCTTCTTTGCGCGTGAGGCGGTGTAATGCGCCGATTCAAGGTTTGCGGCGGCGGCAACGGACAACTGTTCTACGCCCATGAAAGACCGGCAGAACAGGGTTCTGGAGGTCTTGGGGCGGGGGGACTTATAACGCTTACGACCTCGATAACGTCGTGGAATCGCATTGCGGACGCTAACGTTTTGGCTCGCGCGGTCTTGCAGGATGACCCGCTACAGGCTACAGGGGAAGTGGCTGCGGCTCTGCTTGAACGCGCTTCGCTCATAGCATTCTCGTTGCCAAGCTTATGTGAGTTTGCGTGGGTGCTTTGGCGCGGTGCCAACTTTCAAAAGAAGATGTGGCACAGTCGATCCGCGACCTGCTAGATGCCGGAAACGTTTCGATGAACCGACCTGCAGTTGGGGCTGGATTGGCAGTACTCGAAGCTGGGCCGCGACTTCGCAGACAGCGTCATTGCACATGACGGAGCGTGGTTGGGCGGAGAGACCTTTGTGCTAAGTTCGTCTTCCTCAGGGGTGTCCCGCAAAGCCAATAAGGGCAGGCGAAAAAATGGAGGCTCGCCCGGCGCCTTACAGCGTCCCGCCACGACATGGGCTAGCATGATTGTCTCGTTTCACGGCCGGTCTTCTCCTCAATACCTCATGACCTGAACAGTTTCAGCCGATCACCTCCTGCACAAGAGTAAGCGTTCTCAACCTGTCTAGGAAGTGAACTGCGCGCTTCTCGTCGAGCAAGGACGGGACAAGGGTTTGCCAAACTTCGACAGCGTGTTTGACTTGCCTGCTAATCTCAGCTTCGATCCAATCTTCTTCAAGGCCTAAGAACTTTGCCGCGCGACGGAAGCGGCGAAACGTCACGGTGTTAAAGTTGCTGGTGTTGACGAACTGCAGCGCCATCTGGTCGTCGGGGATGTAGAGCACGGTCGGGACGATGTCGTAGGCTGGCGACAGGCGGATCTCGCCTGGGCTTGGAAACAGAAAGGACCAATTCTTGAGATGGTTATCGCCGTTGCCGATCAATATGTCGGCAACAATGCGACGAAACCCTTCTAGGACATCGGCCCTCCAATCGGTGCTGAACCGTCGGATCATGTTAAGCACCGTCTCTCCAGTGCCCATCGTATATTTGCGCTCGCCAAGCGCGCCAAGGATCTGGGCCATGTCTTCCATGTGGGTACGCAGACCGTCAGCGCCGCGGTCGAAACGATCGACAACAAGCGCTTGGGGCCAGCCTTTAGGAATTCAGGTCGAATATCCCTTACGTGTTCGACGGACAGCAGCCGGAAATCGGCAGTCGTTACGCCGACTGAGCGGGCAAGCGTCATTCCGGCAAACTCGAGTTCCGGTAAATTGGAAAAACGTTCTGTCGGGACCTTCAGGATACCGTGCGTCGCCCGCCTGTGCCGGCACGGTCAAGCGATCTCCGTCCATCCGGCCGGCAAATTTCAGTTGAACCCCGGCAAGGGAAAATTTCACAGTTCCCTGAGGACGGGGGCGTCAAAACCAGCGACTTGTTCAAGCCTTAGCGGGCCAGCCGATGTTGGTGTCTCAGTTTCGGGTGATTAACATCGCGCCTGGTAAATCCGCACGGAGCCGCGTGAGGAGATCGAACTGGTCATGATCGCCTGGGCCCATTTCGTGTAATAAAAGATCGTGCAAGGCGCCTTCAGGCAATAGGCCGGCGAACCAGTGTGGCAAAGTGCCAATATGCCAATTTTGTCGCCGCGATAGGCAAGCCGTTCCATTGTGCCTTGCTCGCTGGCTGGCTCTAACCAGGAAAGGCTGAGGATCGGACGGCCCATACCGCGAAGATAGGCTTCCTCGACAATAAATGCCGTTTCACCGGCAGCACTGCGGGTGAGCGTGCCAACTCGGACAGCTTTCCCTTGATGAAGCAGATGGACGCCGAGAATTGCCGCGGTCTTGGCCATCAGTCATCATCCTCGTCACTGAGTGACACGAACACCTCGCTGAATACCGATTTCGGAGGTGTAGAAACAGATGGCAAGGTTGAAGTGGTCTCCAGCAGCGTTTCAACCTCATGCAGATGCTGACGCGGGACGATTACGGGCACCAAATCGAGCGCGTGGCAAATCTGTACAAGTAGTGTTAAACGGTCTTGCTCAAACGTCCGCTTGTCAAGTCTCGTTCGAACTCCGTTAGACGCGCGGGGCTGCGCCCGATACGTGCGGCTAGTTCAGTCCGACGCAAGCCCCTCGCTTTGCGCGCGGTGGCTATCTGATCAGCCAACCGCTCAAATACGATAACGCATTACGGTATTCCGTCCTTTTGAGGAAACCACACGGAATTTCGTAACAGACCAGGAAAAAAAGAACTCGATCGGAATTCCGTAAAGTTTTTTTAAAATTTACGCTATTCCGTTCTATACTAATGCGTCCTGTCATAATCGAAGTCGATTTAGACGGGCCAAATAAAGTTCCACGGGGTAGATCCCTGTCCCTCCTGCGATCGTTGCAGAAAGGAATAGGTGGCCGGATTTTACTCCGCCTGCGGCTGGACTATTCCGCAGCTACCGTGGCCGACTTTTCCACCGCCATCTCATAAGCTCACGGCAGTGCATATATCCGAGCTGCTGTGAACGTGCAGATCGACGCATTCCTTCATACTCAGCTTGAAGTAAGTGAATTTTCCATTACATTGAGTGCGTGTGATGAGGAGCTATTCGATGTCTTCGATTGCGTTATCAATGAAAGGGCAGGTCACTCTCAAGCGAGACTTGCTGACCCATCTTGGCGTCAAACCGGGAGAACGTGTTGAGTTTGACAAACTTCCGGGTGGCGAGCTTCGCGTGAGGGCGGCCCGCGCGAGTGGGAAAATCGGAAACTTCATCGGCAGACACGCCGGTAAGTCCGAACGGGTTCTCTCCATCGACGAAATGAACGAGATCGGCGCTGCGGGCTGGAACGGCGAACCGTGAAAGTCATTGCAGACACTAACGTTCTGGCTCGGGCGGTCTTGCAGGATGACCCGCAACAGGGGCAAGCGGCCGCGGCTCTGCTTGAACGCGCTTCGCTCATCGCAATCTCGTTGCCAACCTTATGCGAATTCGTGTGGGTGCTCCGGCGCGGCGCCAATCTCTCAAAAGAAGATGTGGCACTGTCCATCCGCGACCTGCTGGATGCCGGAAACGTTTCGATGAACCGACCTGCAGTAGAAGCCGGACTGGCGGTGCTCGAAGCTGGTGGCGACTTCGCAGACGGCGTCATCGCACATGATGGAGCATGGTTGGGAGGAGAGACCTTTGTATCGTTCGACCGGAAGGCGGTTGAACTCGTCAGCCTGTTGGGCCAGCCGGCTACGCTGCTCACGTAGTCTAATGCTGCATGATTATTGAAAAAATTCAGGCGACTGCAAAGCTGCGCACGATAGCGGCGGAGTAGTCGTTAACGCCACGTCAAAACTCCAACCGAAGAAGAGAAGTCAGCCTGAATGCGAGGCGTTTGGTCCTCTCGCTTTCTGTGGGGCACCTACGCTCAGTCGCCGCGCTTAACGAAGCCGGAGTCACGCTTGATGTCACTATCTATGTGAACATGTATCGAGAACGCAGATCTGCGGCAGCGTGCTCTCGCAAAGATGTCGAACCCGTTTCAAAGAACTAAGCATGCTGTCGATGATGGCGGGGATGCAAGCTCGAGCGACGATGCTACCGCTAGCGCAAAGAGCGATGGCAATACCGAATCTGATGGCGATAGTGTGCGAAAATCTGCGCATCGATGGAAAGAGCCCAGATCGCTTGATTGGGTCGCCAGCTGGCTCCATGCATTTGAGCCATCATGGGGCAGGTTGATCGAATGAGCCGGCGTAAAGCGCCTCGATCTGCTCGACCTCCGTATCGTTGAGTGCAGCGAATTCCTTTGTGCGGGCCCTCTGCGACAAGCGACCCCCATTCTGGTCAAGAAATTTGTGCAGCAACTCGGCTTGGGCCATAGGCATGTCGACGACCTGCTGAACACCGGCCGCGAAAAGATCAAAGGCTTGGAGGAAACGGACCTCCTGGGGCAAATCATGTTCCACGGTCTGTTCTACGCAGCCGTAAAG harbors:
- a CDS encoding type II toxin-antitoxin system VapC family toxin, with protein sequence MKVIADTNVLARAVLQDDPQQGQAAAALLERASLIAISLPTLCEFVWVLRRGANLSKEDVALSIRDLLDAGNVSMNRPAVEAGLAVLEAGGDFADGVIAHDGAWLGGETFVSFDRKAVELVSLLGQPATLLT
- a CDS encoding HipA domain-containing protein — encoded protein: MEDMAQILGALGERKYTMGTGETVLNMIRRFSTDWRADVLEGFRRIVADILIGNGDNHLKNWSFLFPSPGEIRLSPAYDIVPTVLYIPDDQMALQFVNTSNFNTVTFRRFRRAAKFLGLEEDWIEAEISRQVKHAVEVWQTLVPSLLDEKRAVHFLDRLRTLTLVQEVIG
- a CDS encoding HipA N-terminal domain-containing protein — protein: MPHWFAGLLPEGALHDLLLHEMGPGDHDQFDLLTRLRADLPGAMLITRN
- a CDS encoding AbrB/MazE/SpoVT family DNA-binding domain-containing protein, producing the protein MSSIALSMKGQVTLKRDLLTHLGVKPGERVEFDKLPGGELRVRAARASGKIGNFIGRHAGKSERVLSIDEMNEIGAAGWNGEP